From Triticum urartu cultivar G1812 chromosome 2, Tu2.1, whole genome shotgun sequence, a single genomic window includes:
- the LOC125535225 gene encoding cytochrome P450 93G1-like: MATASSMQQPALLLRQLTQDPVTASLLAAALATAVLMIAAVSRGGGRKPRLPPSPRGFPVIGHLHLVRPPVHRTFHDLAARLGPLMHIRLGSTHCVVASSAGVAAELIRTHEGKISERPLTAVARQFAYGDDGFAFAPYGPHWRSMKRLCMSELLGPRTVEQLRPVRRAGLVSLLQSVLHRASGAEAVDLTAALIRLSNTSIIRMMASTVPGSVTEEAQALVKAVAELVGAFNVEDYIAVCRGWDLQGLRRRAADVHRRFDALLEEMIRHKEEAREARKMRGGAEGETPEKKTATGTTTESSKDLLDILLDKLEDDAAAEVKLTRKKIKAFVIDVVTAGSDTSAAMVEWMLAELMNHPECLRKVREEVDAVVGRDRIAGEGDVASLPYLQAAYKETLRLRPAAPIAHRQSAEEMVISAAGGFTVPAGTAVFINLWSIARDPANWDAPLEFRPERFMAGGRNEALDPRGQHFQYLPFGSGRRGCPGMGLALQSVPAVVAALVQCFDWAVDGDAEKIDMEEADGLVCARKHPLLLRPSPRLSPFPAVV; this comes from the exons ATGGCAACGGCGTCGAGCATGCAGCAGCCGGCGCTGCTCCTTCGGCAGCTGACGCAGGACCCAGTGACGGCATCCCTCCTCGCGGCCGCACTCGCCACCGCGGTCCTTATGATCGCCGCCGTGAGCAGAGGCGGGGGACGGAAGCCGCGGCTGCCGCCGAGCCCGAGGGGCTTCCCGGTGATCGGGCACCTGCACCTGGTGCGCCCGCCGGTGCACCGCACCTTCCACGACCTGGCGGCCAGGCTGGGCCCGCTGATGCACATCCGGCTCGGCTCCACCCACTGCGTCGTGGCCAGCTCGGCCGGCGTCGCCGCCGAGCTCATCCGGACCCACGAGGGCAAGATCTCGGAGCGGCCGCTCACGGCCGTGGCGCGCCAGTTCGCGTACGGCGACGACGGCTTCGCCTTCGCGCCCTACGGCCCGCACTGGCGCTCCATGAAGCGCCTCTGCATGTCCGAGCTCCTCGGCCCCCGCACCGTCGAGCAGCTCCGCCCCGTCCGCCGCGCCGGCCTCGTGTCCCTACTGCAGAGCGTGCTGCACCGGGCGTCGGGTGCTGAGGCGGTCGACCTCACCGCCGCGCTCATCCGGCTGTCCAACACGTCCATCATCAGGATGATGGCCAGCACCGTGCCTGGGAGCGTCACGGAGGAGGCGCAGGCGCTGGTGAAGGCCGTGGCGGAGCTAGTCGGCGCGTTCAACGTCGAGGACTACATCGCCGTGTGCCGCGGCTGGgacctccagggcctccgccgccGGGCCGCCGACGTCCACCGCCGCTTCGACGCGCTGCTCGAGGAGATGATTCGGCACAAGGAGGAGGCCCGAGAGGCCAGGAAGATGCGTGGCGGAGCAGAAGGAGAGACGCCGGAGAAGAAGACGGCCACGGGAACGACGACGGAGAGCAGCAAGGACTTGCTCGACATCCTGCTGGACAAGTTGGAGGACGACGCGGCGGCGGAGGTGAAGCTCACCAGGAAGAAGATCAAAGCCTTCGTCATC GACGTGGTGACCGCGGGCTCCGACACGTCGGCGGCGATGGTGGAGTGGATGCTGGCGGAGCTGATGAACCACCCGGAGTGCCTCCGCAAGGTGCGGGAGGAGGTCGACGCGGTGGTGGGGCGCGACAGGATCGCGGGCGAGGGCGACGTGGCGAGCCTCCCCTACCTGCAGGCGGCGTACAAGGAGACGCTCCGGCTGCGCCCAGCAGCCCCGATCGCGCACCGGCAGTCGGCGGAGGAGATGGTGATCTCCGCGGCCGGCGGGTTCACGGTGCCGGCGGGCACGGCGGTGTTCATCAACCTGTGGTCCATCGCGCGCGACCCGGCCAACTGGGACGCGCCGCTGGAGTTCCGGCCGGAGCGGTTCATGGCCGGCGGCCGCAACGAGGCGCTGGACCCGCGCGGGCAGCACTTCCAGTACCTGCCGTTCGGGAGCGGCCGGCGCGGCTGCCCCGGCATGGGGCTGGCGCTCCAGTCCGTGCCCGCCGTCGTGGCGGCCCTCGTGCAGTGCTTCGACTGGGCCGTGGACGGCGACGCGGAGAAGATAGACATGGAGGAGGCCGACGGGCTGGTGTGCGCGCGCAAGCACCCGCTGCTGCTCCGGCCCTCGCCGCGCCTCAGCCCCTTCCCGGCGGTCGTCTAA